The proteins below are encoded in one region of Bacteroides uniformis:
- the nrfH gene encoding cytochrome c nitrite reductase small subunit — protein MAKLPIISKLFPSYRWKVTALIVCGVLVGGGGLFMYLLRAHTYLGDDPAACVNCHIMASYYATWMHSSHSRDATCNDCHVPHENIVKKWAFKGMDGMKHVGAFLTKSEPQAIQAEAASAQVIMNNCIRCHTQLTNEFVDAGKIDYMMTLTGDGKACWDCHRDVPHGGMNSLSSTPAALVPYPESPVPEWLQKLIKE, from the coding sequence ATGGCGAAGTTACCAATCATAAGTAAACTATTTCCGTCCTACAGATGGAAAGTAACGGCACTCATTGTATGCGGTGTCCTCGTCGGCGGCGGAGGCTTGTTTATGTATCTTCTCCGGGCGCACACTTATCTGGGAGATGACCCTGCGGCATGTGTCAACTGCCACATCATGGCTTCTTATTATGCAACCTGGATGCACAGTTCCCACAGCCGGGATGCCACTTGTAACGATTGCCATGTCCCTCATGAAAATATAGTAAAGAAATGGGCTTTCAAAGGCATGGACGGCATGAAGCACGTGGGTGCCTTTCTCACTAAAAGCGAACCGCAGGCTATCCAAGCCGAGGCAGCAAGTGCGCAGGTCATTATGAATAATTGCATCCGTTGCCATACGCAACTGACCAACGAGTTTGTGGATGCTGGTAAAATAGACTACATGATGACCCTCACCGGCGACGGAAAGGCATGCTGGGATTGCCACCGCGACGTGCCTCATGGTGGAATGAACAGTCTTTCGTCTACACCCGCTGCATTGGTACCCTATCCGGAATCTCCCGTGCCGGAGTGGTTGCAGAAACTGATAAAGGAATAA
- a CDS encoding PepSY-associated TM helix domain-containing protein, with amino-acid sequence MKKVFRKIHLWLSVPFGLLITLICFSGAMLVFETEVMELCHRDLYYVEKVGPAPLPMGKVAEKVAATLPDSVSVTGVTASSAPERAWQVNLSKPRRASVYVDQYTGEIKGKYERAPFFTTMFRLHRWLLDSMKPDGGIFWGKMIVGTATLMFVFVLISGIVIWWPRTKKVLKNSLKIVINKGWRRFCYDLHVAGGMYTLIFLLAMALTGLTWSFSWYRTGFYKVFGVETAQGGGGHGAPAQTAAHGGDGGQGRSDGRPGTENRERKPFSPFANWQKVYEELKELNPDYKQITVFKGSATVSFNRLGNQRAADRYTFNPRSGEITGATLYKDADASGKIRGWIFSVHVGSWGGLTTRILSFLAALVGASLPLTGYYLWIRRLIRKGSRKANIQLKKVA; translated from the coding sequence ATGAAGAAAGTTTTTCGTAAGATACATTTATGGCTTTCAGTCCCCTTCGGGCTACTGATTACCCTTATCTGTTTTTCCGGAGCCATGCTGGTATTCGAGACGGAGGTGATGGAGCTCTGCCACCGCGACCTCTACTATGTGGAGAAAGTCGGGCCGGCACCGCTTCCCATGGGCAAGGTGGCCGAAAAAGTGGCCGCTACTCTGCCGGATAGTGTTTCTGTGACGGGTGTCACAGCCTCGTCTGCTCCGGAGCGTGCCTGGCAGGTGAACCTTTCCAAACCTCGTCGTGCTTCCGTCTATGTAGACCAGTATACGGGTGAGATAAAGGGCAAGTATGAGCGTGCGCCGTTTTTCACGACCATGTTCCGCCTGCATCGCTGGTTGCTGGACAGCATGAAGCCCGATGGAGGCATCTTCTGGGGGAAAATGATTGTGGGCACTGCCACGCTGATGTTTGTCTTTGTCCTGATATCGGGCATTGTCATTTGGTGGCCCCGTACAAAGAAAGTTTTGAAGAACAGTCTGAAGATTGTTATCAATAAAGGTTGGCGCCGCTTCTGCTACGACCTGCATGTGGCAGGCGGTATGTACACGCTGATTTTTCTGCTGGCAATGGCGCTTACGGGACTGACATGGTCTTTCTCCTGGTATCGTACCGGTTTCTACAAGGTCTTCGGAGTGGAAACTGCGCAAGGAGGTGGGGGACACGGTGCTCCGGCACAAACTGCTGCCCACGGAGGAGATGGGGGACAAGGTCGGTCTGATGGCAGACCGGGAACTGAGAATCGTGAAAGAAAGCCCTTCTCTCCCTTTGCAAACTGGCAGAAGGTTTACGAAGAACTGAAGGAACTCAATCCTGATTATAAACAGATTACCGTGTTCAAAGGCTCTGCTACGGTTTCTTTCAATCGGTTGGGCAACCAGCGTGCTGCCGACCGCTATACGTTCAATCCCCGTAGCGGTGAAATCACCGGGGCTACCTTATATAAGGATGCCGACGCTTCAGGAAAAATCCGTGGCTGGATATTCTCCGTTCATGTAGGCAGTTGGGGAGGGCTGACCACCCGCATATTGAGTTTCCTTGCCGCTTTGGTAGGGGCCAGCTTGCCGCTGACGGGCTATTATCTTTGGATTCGCAGATTGATTCGGAAGGGCAGTAGGAAAGCGAACATACAATTAAAGAAAGTTGCTTAG
- a CDS encoding alginate export family protein, translating into MKIVYLALGLWLLPGMLWAQSAEKENEFTMSMQIRPRAEYRNGAQFPRFEGDKAAAFINNRARLSMEYKRSDLSMKISAQHVGVWGQDPQIDTNGRFIMNEAWAKLDFGAGFFAQLGRQTLSYDDERILGGLDWNVAGRYHDALKLGYAKNAHQLHFILAFNQNKEKSKGGTYYYDGAQPYKNMQTLWYHYAAQASNLDVSLLFMNLGLETGDAETETSRTRYLQTFGTYVTYQPESGNWLPVQAAFYYQTGKNKNAQSVSAFMASVKAAYAIDKQWSVSLGYDYLSGSDGEGDKFKAFDPLYGTHHKFYGAMDYFYASAWQGVAPGLQDAQLGVNFKTSKQVSMQLNYHYFATAAKLDDVKKGLGSEIDYQLDWNVMKGVKLSAGYSIMRGTKSMGVAKGGDHKRWQDWGWVSVNINPRILFVKW; encoded by the coding sequence ATGAAGATAGTTTATTTGGCATTAGGCTTATGGCTGTTGCCCGGAATGTTGTGGGCGCAAAGTGCGGAGAAAGAGAACGAATTCACCATGTCGATGCAAATCAGACCCCGTGCAGAATACCGTAACGGTGCACAGTTCCCACGTTTCGAGGGAGACAAAGCAGCTGCATTCATCAACAACCGTGCACGCCTTTCCATGGAGTACAAACGCTCGGACTTGAGCATGAAGATTTCCGCCCAGCATGTAGGGGTGTGGGGACAAGACCCGCAGATAGATACTAACGGGCGTTTCATCATGAACGAAGCATGGGCAAAGCTCGATTTCGGTGCCGGTTTTTTTGCACAACTGGGACGCCAGACCTTGTCTTATGATGACGAACGTATTTTAGGAGGACTGGACTGGAATGTCGCAGGTCGCTATCATGATGCCTTGAAGCTGGGCTATGCCAAGAATGCCCACCAACTGCATTTCATTCTTGCCTTCAACCAAAACAAGGAAAAGTCAAAAGGCGGTACCTATTATTATGACGGCGCGCAACCTTACAAGAATATGCAGACCCTTTGGTATCATTATGCGGCGCAAGCTTCCAATCTTGATGTCTCTTTATTGTTCATGAATCTGGGGCTGGAAACCGGTGATGCGGAGACCGAGACCTCCCGTACCCGCTATTTGCAGACGTTTGGTACTTACGTGACTTATCAACCGGAATCGGGAAACTGGCTGCCCGTGCAGGCTGCTTTCTATTACCAGACCGGAAAGAACAAGAATGCGCAGAGTGTATCTGCCTTTATGGCAAGCGTGAAGGCTGCCTATGCCATAGACAAGCAATGGAGTGTGAGCTTGGGTTATGATTATCTGAGTGGAAGTGACGGGGAGGGTGACAAGTTCAAGGCTTTCGATCCCCTTTACGGAACACATCATAAGTTCTATGGAGCGATGGATTATTTCTATGCTTCTGCCTGGCAGGGAGTCGCTCCCGGTTTGCAGGATGCCCAGTTGGGTGTTAACTTCAAGACATCCAAGCAGGTGAGTATGCAATTGAATTATCACTATTTTGCTACTGCTGCCAAGCTGGATGATGTAAAAAAGGGATTGGGTTCGGAGATAGACTATCAGCTTGACTGGAATGTGATGAAGGGCGTGAAGCTTTCTGCCGGTTACTCCATCATGCGGGGTACGAAGTCCATGGGCGTGGCGAAAGGCGGCGACCATAAACGTTGGCAGGATTGGGGCTGGGTATCTGTCAACATCAATCCGAGAATCTTGTTTGTAAAATGGTAG
- a CDS encoding Crp/Fnr family transcriptional regulator, translating into MEIHTLLKMPPFQGITEEELLSLILAPEHARRQCKPADFIAMQGEAYRSLFILCCGSVRTQMVSAEGKQLTIETLKAPQLLAPAFVFASENRFPVNIEAKEKCEILIINKNVFLEFLHRHPTVMRNFLQLVSDRTLFLSKKLNAFALQSLKSRILNYLRMHGTILNQQEVAQILGVARPSLARALSELASEGCIRIEKKEMRINEISAQKYL; encoded by the coding sequence ATGGAAATCCATACATTATTGAAAATGCCTCCTTTTCAAGGCATAACAGAAGAAGAATTATTATCCCTCATCCTGGCACCCGAACATGCACGCAGGCAATGCAAACCTGCTGACTTTATTGCCATGCAGGGAGAAGCATACCGTTCTCTATTCATATTGTGCTGCGGCAGTGTGCGTACCCAAATGGTCAGTGCAGAGGGAAAGCAACTCACCATAGAAACGCTGAAAGCCCCGCAACTACTTGCCCCGGCTTTTGTCTTTGCCTCCGAAAACCGCTTCCCGGTAAATATCGAAGCAAAAGAGAAATGTGAGATACTCATCATAAACAAGAATGTCTTCCTGGAATTCCTGCATCGACACCCCACTGTGATGCGCAACTTTCTGCAACTGGTATCGGACAGAACTCTGTTTCTCTCCAAAAAGCTGAATGCCTTTGCCCTGCAAAGCCTAAAATCGCGCATACTGAACTATCTACGCATGCATGGCACGATACTCAACCAGCAGGAAGTGGCACAAATACTGGGAGTGGCTCGTCCCTCGCTGGCACGTGCCTTATCGGAGCTGGCAAGCGAAGGATGCATCCGGATAGAAAAGAAGGAAATGCGGATAAATGAAATCTCTGCCCAAAAGTATTTATAA
- a CDS encoding Crp/Fnr family transcriptional regulator, which yields MEKILLDEKYEQLLFQIPLLRDLPHNIKQSLLEKLEYSVYSIDKKDIVARQGTPCKKLYILLEGKLRVDIIDGLGNKVMVEYIVAPRAFATPHLFGSNTTLPATFTAIEDCILFTATKESTFKLISQDPKVLHNFLCITGNCNACTVSRLKALSRKTVRERFVVYLFENRISNSTSITIAHTQSELAEYLNVTRPALSKEINKMTKEGIILMTGKKIEVLNEAALKEYI from the coding sequence ATGGAAAAGATTCTACTGGATGAAAAGTACGAACAGTTATTGTTCCAAATCCCTCTACTAAGGGATTTGCCACATAATATCAAGCAATCGCTGCTTGAGAAACTGGAATATTCAGTCTATTCTATAGACAAGAAAGATATAGTTGCCCGGCAAGGCACCCCCTGCAAGAAGCTATATATACTATTGGAAGGCAAATTGCGTGTAGATATTATAGACGGCCTGGGCAATAAGGTTATGGTAGAATACATCGTTGCCCCCCGGGCCTTTGCCACTCCCCATCTCTTCGGCAGCAACACCACACTGCCGGCAACTTTTACCGCCATTGAAGACTGTATCCTATTCACTGCGACCAAAGAATCCACCTTCAAACTTATCAGCCAGGATCCCAAAGTGCTGCACAACTTCCTTTGCATAACGGGAAATTGCAATGCCTGCACGGTTTCGCGATTAAAAGCCCTTTCCCGCAAAACAGTCCGCGAAAGGTTTGTCGTCTATCTGTTTGAAAACAGAATTTCCAACTCTACCAGCATCACCATAGCGCATACCCAATCTGAGCTGGCAGAATACCTCAATGTAACCCGCCCGGCACTTTCAAAGGAAATCAATAAGATGACCAAAGAAGGTATTATCCTAATGACGGGTAAGAAAATTGAGGTATTGAATGAAGCAGCTCTGAAAGAGTATATCTAA
- the nrfA gene encoding ammonia-forming cytochrome c nitrite reductase, whose protein sequence is MEKRLKSWQGWLLFGGSMVVVFVLGLCVSALMERRAELASVFNNRKTVIEGIEARNEVFKSDFPREYQTWTETAKTDFQSEFNGNVAVDVLEQRPEMVVLWAGYAFSKDYSTPRGHMHAIEDITATLRTGAPATATDGPQPSTCWTCKSPDVPRMMEAIGVDAFYNNKWGALGDEIVNPIGCADCHEPENMNLHISRPALIEAFERQGKDITKATPQEMRSLVCAQCHVEYYFKGDGKYLTFPWDKGFTVEDMEAYYDEAGFYDYIHKLSRTPILKAQHPDFEIAQMGIHGQRGVSCADCHMPYKSEGGVKFSDHHIQSPLAMIDRTCQTCHRESEETLRNNVYERQRKANEIRNRLEQELAKAHIEAKFAWDKGATEEQMKDVLALIRQAQWRWDFGVASHGGSFHAPQEIQRVLSHGLDRAMQARLAISKVLAKHGYTDNVPMPDISTKDKAQEYIGLDMDAERAAKDNFLKTTAPAWLEKAKANNRLALK, encoded by the coding sequence ATGGAAAAGAGATTAAAATCGTGGCAAGGATGGCTGTTGTTCGGTGGTTCAATGGTCGTTGTATTTGTCTTGGGGCTATGTGTTTCTGCCTTGATGGAGCGCAGGGCCGAGCTGGCAAGTGTATTCAATAACCGCAAAACAGTGATTGAGGGAATTGAGGCACGCAACGAAGTCTTTAAGAGTGATTTCCCCCGTGAGTATCAGACATGGACTGAAACTGCCAAGACCGACTTCCAGAGTGAATTCAATGGAAATGTGGCTGTGGATGTATTGGAACAGCGTCCCGAGATGGTAGTGCTCTGGGCGGGATATGCCTTCTCCAAGGACTATTCCACTCCGCGCGGACATATGCATGCCATCGAGGACATTACGGCAACTCTTCGTACCGGTGCGCCTGCCACTGCTACGGATGGCCCGCAGCCTTCTACTTGCTGGACTTGCAAGAGCCCCGATGTGCCCCGCATGATGGAAGCTATCGGTGTGGATGCTTTCTATAACAATAAGTGGGGCGCTTTGGGCGATGAAATTGTAAACCCGATTGGTTGTGCCGACTGCCACGAACCGGAAAACATGAACCTGCATATCAGCCGTCCGGCTTTGATAGAGGCTTTTGAACGCCAAGGCAAGGATATTACCAAGGCCACTCCGCAGGAGATGCGTTCACTGGTATGTGCGCAGTGCCATGTGGAGTATTACTTCAAGGGCGACGGCAAGTACCTGACTTTCCCCTGGGACAAAGGTTTTACGGTGGAAGACATGGAAGCCTATTATGATGAGGCTGGTTTCTACGACTATATACACAAGTTGAGCCGTACCCCTATCCTGAAAGCGCAGCACCCCGATTTTGAAATAGCCCAGATGGGGATTCACGGCCAGCGTGGCGTATCGTGTGCGGACTGCCACATGCCTTATAAGAGTGAAGGTGGCGTGAAGTTCAGCGACCACCATATACAGAGTCCGTTGGCTATGATAGACCGTACCTGCCAAACCTGCCACCGCGAAAGTGAGGAAACTTTGCGCAACAACGTCTACGAACGCCAGCGCAAGGCCAATGAAATCCGTAACCGCTTGGAGCAGGAACTTGCCAAAGCCCATATCGAAGCTAAATTTGCTTGGGATAAGGGAGCTACGGAAGAGCAGATGAAAGATGTGTTGGCGCTGATTCGTCAGGCACAATGGCGTTGGGACTTCGGTGTGGCATCTCACGGTGGCTCTTTCCACGCACCGCAAGAAATCCAGCGTGTCTTGTCTCATGGGTTGGATAGAGCCATGCAGGCGCGTTTGGCTATCTCCAAGGTGCTGGCGAAGCATGGATATACAGACAATGTTCCTATGCCGGATATCTCCACCAAAGACAAGGCGCAGGAATATATCGGGCTCGATATGGATGCCGAAAGAGCTGCAAAGGACAATTTCCTGAAGACTACAGCACCGGCTTGGCTGGAAAAAGCGAAAGCTAACAACCGGTTAGCACTAAAATAA
- a CDS encoding cytochrome c biogenesis protein ResB — protein MWKKPWGYKEGFICGAGLFVTGLLLQWSVGGIRWGLFAWPVNIIVLVLFLLLLAGMHGLRKRVYCFGWLSHYTAAVSSLVCVAAITVIMGLVRQVPSTHPSADVIGFSKMLSFGPFVLLYVWLVAVLGMTILRAAIPFNVRKIPFLLNHAGLFVALLTATLGNADMQRLKMITQLGKTEWRAIDEGGKLTELPLAVELKEFTIHEYPPKLMLIDNETGQALPKDMPEHLLLEEKVERGKLLDWDISIFQTIPMAASVATEDTLKFTEFHSMGAAYAVYLKAVNTASGQSKEGWVSCGSFMFPYKALRLSEQTSLVMPEREPQRFVSAVTVYTQAGDVVEDTIEVNRPLKISGWNIYQLSYDETKGRWSDVSVFELVRDPWLPAVYAGIIMMVLGAVCLFVNAPKGKEERKEETV, from the coding sequence ATGTGGAAGAAACCGTGGGGGTATAAGGAAGGTTTTATCTGTGGGGCAGGACTGTTTGTCACGGGCTTGCTGTTACAGTGGAGCGTTGGAGGCATTCGTTGGGGCTTGTTTGCATGGCCGGTCAATATCATTGTTCTGGTGCTGTTCTTGCTGTTGCTGGCAGGGATGCATGGGCTTCGCAAACGGGTGTATTGTTTCGGATGGCTCAGTCATTATACGGCTGCAGTTTCTTCCCTGGTCTGTGTGGCGGCTATCACTGTCATTATGGGGTTGGTACGGCAGGTTCCCTCCACCCATCCTTCGGCAGATGTCATCGGCTTTTCGAAAATGCTTTCTTTTGGGCCGTTTGTGTTACTTTATGTCTGGCTGGTTGCTGTCTTAGGGATGACTATTCTCCGTGCCGCTATCCCCTTCAATGTGCGTAAGATTCCTTTTCTGCTGAATCATGCCGGCTTGTTTGTTGCCCTTCTGACGGCAACGCTGGGCAATGCGGATATGCAGCGTCTTAAAATGATTACCCAATTGGGCAAGACCGAATGGCGTGCCATAGATGAGGGCGGCAAGCTGACGGAACTTCCGCTTGCTGTTGAGCTGAAAGAATTTACTATACACGAGTATCCTCCCAAACTGATGCTGATAGACAATGAGACGGGGCAGGCACTGCCGAAGGATATGCCGGAACATTTGTTGCTGGAAGAGAAGGTGGAACGGGGAAAATTGCTGGATTGGGACATCTCCATTTTTCAAACCATTCCTATGGCTGCCTCCGTGGCTACGGAAGATACCTTAAAGTTTACTGAATTCCATTCGATGGGAGCTGCCTATGCCGTTTATCTGAAAGCGGTGAACACCGCCTCCGGACAGTCGAAGGAGGGATGGGTGAGTTGCGGCAGCTTCATGTTCCCCTATAAGGCATTGCGTTTGTCGGAGCAGACCAGTCTGGTGATGCCCGAACGTGAGCCGCAACGGTTTGTGTCTGCTGTTACGGTTTATACGCAGGCGGGAGATGTGGTGGAAGACACTATCGAGGTGAATCGTCCGTTGAAGATATCCGGGTGGAATATTTATCAATTGAGCTATGACGAGACGAAGGGACGGTGGAGTGATGTCAGTGTCTTTGAACTGGTGCGCGACCCCTGGCTCCCGGCTGTATATGCCGGCATTATAATGATGGTGCTGGGAGCAGTCTGCTTGTTTGTCAATGCACCAAAAGGAAAAGAAGAAAGAAAGGAGGAGACGGTATGA
- a CDS encoding cytochrome c biogenesis protein, whose amino-acid sequence MSWDYFALFAIVALLFWGWGAFAAWRGKRPAVVYTFTCLGLVVFFSFIVGMWISLERPPMRTMGETRLWYSFFLPLAGIITYGRWKYKWILGFSTILSLVFVCINIFKPEIHNKTLMPALQSPWFTPHVIVYMFAYAMLGAATVMAVYLLWFKKKGIERHEMALCDNLTYVGLAFMTLGMLSGAVWAKAAWGHYWAWDPKETWAAATWFSYLAYIHFRLGRPAAHRKALVGLLVSFLLLQMCWYGINYLPSAQGVSVHTYNLN is encoded by the coding sequence ATGAGTTGGGATTATTTTGCTCTGTTTGCCATTGTCGCTTTACTCTTCTGGGGATGGGGAGCTTTCGCTGCATGGCGTGGAAAACGCCCGGCAGTGGTATATACCTTTACCTGCCTGGGACTGGTTGTCTTTTTCAGTTTCATTGTCGGTATGTGGATTTCTTTGGAACGTCCTCCGATGCGGACGATGGGAGAGACCCGTCTGTGGTATTCGTTTTTTCTTCCGTTGGCGGGAATCATCACTTACGGCCGTTGGAAGTATAAATGGATTCTCGGTTTCAGTACCATTTTGTCACTGGTGTTTGTCTGCATCAATATATTCAAGCCCGAAATACACAATAAGACTTTGATGCCCGCCTTGCAGAGCCCGTGGTTCACTCCTCATGTCATTGTTTATATGTTTGCCTACGCCATGCTGGGTGCCGCTACGGTGATGGCTGTCTACCTGCTGTGGTTCAAGAAGAAGGGGATTGAAAGGCATGAGATGGCTCTGTGCGATAACTTGACTTATGTAGGGCTTGCTTTCATGACGCTGGGTATGCTGTCCGGTGCCGTCTGGGCAAAAGCTGCTTGGGGACACTATTGGGCATGGGACCCTAAAGAGACTTGGGCGGCGGCTACCTGGTTTTCCTATCTGGCATATATCCATTTCCGTCTGGGGCGTCCCGCGGCACATCGCAAGGCATTGGTCGGCCTGCTTGTATCTTTTCTGCTGTTGCAAATGTGCTGGTACGGCATCAATTATTTGCCCTCGGCACAAGGAGTGAGTGTACATACGTATAACTTAAATTAA
- the hcp gene encoding hydroxylamine reductase, with amino-acid sequence MEPNMFCYQCQETAKGTGCILKGVCGKESHTAQAMDLLLFVVRGVSVVADVLRKADCPVSEEVNIFVTDALFCTITNANFDDESILKRVDKGITMRNGLIQEAKHNKVLLPKVDELTWQGTRDDYAGKAKTVGVLREQNEDLRSLKELLVYGLKGMAAYLEHVMRLGFNDDTVHVFMQRALATIAVESLSAEEWVKLVLEAGEFGVKTMALLDAANTGTYGNPEITKVNIGVKNRPGILISGHDLKDMEELLKQTEGTGIDVYTHGEMLPAHYYPAFKKYSHFVGNYGNAWWKQREEFTSFNGPILFTTNCIVPPLANAVYKERMFTTNSTGYPGCKYIDKDAEGRKDFSEIIEIAKQCQPPVEIEHGEIIGGFAHNQVLQLADKVVDAVKTGAIRRFIVMAGCDGRMKSRDYYTEFAKALPQDTVILTAGCAKYRYNKLGLGDINGIPRVLDAGQCNDSYSLAVIAMKLKEVFQLNDINELPIVYNIAWYEQKAVIVLLALLSLGVKDIHLGPTLPAFLSPNVVKVLVDMFHIAGIGSVEDDLKKFGL; translated from the coding sequence ATGGAACCGAACATGTTTTGTTATCAATGTCAAGAGACAGCCAAAGGAACCGGCTGTATACTGAAAGGTGTATGTGGAAAAGAAAGTCATACGGCTCAAGCTATGGACTTGTTGCTGTTTGTGGTTAGAGGTGTCTCTGTCGTTGCCGATGTTTTGCGCAAGGCAGATTGTCCGGTCTCCGAAGAAGTGAATATCTTTGTGACGGATGCTCTGTTCTGCACTATTACGAATGCAAATTTCGATGATGAAAGCATTTTGAAGCGGGTAGATAAAGGAATCACCATGCGTAATGGATTGATTCAAGAGGCCAAGCATAACAAAGTGCTCTTACCCAAAGTAGATGAACTGACTTGGCAGGGAACGCGTGATGACTATGCCGGAAAAGCGAAGACAGTAGGTGTTCTGCGTGAACAGAATGAAGACCTCCGCTCGTTGAAAGAATTGCTTGTCTATGGCTTGAAAGGTATGGCTGCCTATCTGGAGCATGTCATGCGTCTGGGATTCAATGATGATACGGTTCATGTTTTCATGCAACGCGCACTGGCTACCATTGCGGTTGAGTCTCTATCGGCAGAGGAGTGGGTGAAGCTGGTTCTCGAAGCTGGTGAGTTTGGAGTAAAGACAATGGCTCTATTGGATGCAGCCAATACTGGTACTTACGGTAATCCTGAAATTACAAAGGTGAATATCGGTGTGAAGAACCGTCCGGGAATTTTGATTAGCGGCCATGACTTGAAGGATATGGAAGAATTATTGAAACAGACTGAAGGCACAGGAATAGATGTCTATACACATGGTGAAATGTTACCTGCTCACTATTACCCGGCTTTCAAGAAATATTCCCATTTTGTAGGCAATTATGGCAATGCCTGGTGGAAACAGCGCGAAGAATTCACTTCCTTCAACGGACCGATTCTGTTTACCACCAATTGCATCGTTCCTCCTCTGGCAAATGCTGTGTATAAAGAACGTATGTTTACCACCAACTCTACCGGCTATCCGGGTTGCAAGTACATTGATAAGGATGCTGAAGGTAGGAAAGACTTTTCTGAAATCATAGAGATTGCCAAACAATGCCAGCCTCCGGTGGAGATAGAGCATGGAGAAATTATCGGCGGTTTTGCCCATAACCAGGTGCTGCAACTGGCAGACAAGGTGGTAGATGCCGTGAAGACCGGGGCCATACGCCGCTTTATCGTAATGGCAGGTTGTGACGGACGTATGAAGAGCCGTGACTACTACACGGAATTTGCCAAAGCCTTGCCGCAAGATACCGTTATCCTGACCGCAGGTTGTGCCAAATACCGCTATAATAAACTTGGTTTGGGAGACATCAACGGCATTCCCCGTGTATTGGATGCCGGGCAGTGCAATGACAGCTATTCACTGGCGGTAATAGCCATGAAGCTGAAAGAAGTATTCCAGCTGAACGACATTAATGAACTTCCCATAGTCTACAACATAGCGTGGTACGAACAGAAAGCAGTTATTGTATTATTGGCATTATTGAGCCTCGGTGTGAAGGATATTCACTTAGGACCTACATTGCCCGCTTTCCTTTCTCCAAATGTCGTCAAGGTACTGGTTGATATGTTCCATATTGCAGGTATCGGTAGCGTGGAAGATGATTTGAAGAAATTCGGGTTATAG